From a single Aneurinibacillus sp. REN35 genomic region:
- a CDS encoding Vat family streptogramin A O-acetyltransferase produces MQFGPNPHDIFPNPKIKSICYIKNVITRPNITVGEYTYYDDVNGADKFEERVTHHYEVLGDKLIIGKFCAIAKGIEFIMNGANHRMCSVTTYPFNVMGSGWEKAAPTLEELPLKGDTVVGNDVWIGQNVTVMPGVHIGNGAIIAANSVVTKNIPAYHIAGGNPCKMIRKRFDDELIGYLENLRWWDWSPEKIFSNLEILCSGDLEKIKRIQ; encoded by the coding sequence ATGCAATTTGGACCTAATCCGCATGATATTTTTCCAAATCCTAAAATCAAAAGTATTTGTTATATCAAAAATGTGATTACTCGCCCCAATATCACGGTCGGGGAATATACCTATTATGACGATGTGAATGGCGCAGATAAATTTGAAGAACGTGTAACACATCACTATGAAGTATTGGGGGATAAATTGATCATCGGAAAATTTTGTGCCATCGCAAAAGGGATTGAGTTCATAATGAACGGCGCAAACCATAGGATGTGCAGTGTGACGACCTATCCATTCAATGTGATGGGGAGTGGCTGGGAAAAAGCTGCCCCAACGTTAGAGGAATTGCCGCTTAAGGGAGATACTGTGGTTGGCAATGATGTATGGATTGGACAAAATGTAACCGTGATGCCTGGTGTTCATATTGGTAATGGAGCGATTATTGCCGCGAATTCTGTCGTAACAAAAAATATTCCCGCTTACCATATTGCCGGAGGAAATCCTTGCAAAATGATACGAAAAAGATTTGATGATGAGCTAATAGGCTATCTGGAAAATTTGAGATGGTGGGATTGGTCACCCGAAAAGATATTTTCTAATCTTGAAATTTTATGCAGCGGAGATTTAGAAAAAATTAAACGCATTCAATGA
- a CDS encoding DUF3592 domain-containing protein, which yields MNGNLFWGLFTLLFSSACWICAYVFGLRKLKKEERCSMRTVGKVIRYSEINYGGIHIPLVEYIVNGKKYKVAGPKFLSASVTTVSTPFENINAQFETNLSTRDNLPKKLKVRIHKNSSISLYTSPLNEFYPVDSSVDVYYNPKKPKDAFVQRFEGVSMWLMVMLVCFAVLLTAVGMVIMFGPKIVMK from the coding sequence ATGAATGGGAACTTATTTTGGGGACTGTTTACTCTGCTTTTTTCAAGTGCTTGTTGGATTTGTGCGTATGTATTTGGCCTCAGAAAATTAAAAAAAGAGGAACGCTGCAGTATGAGAACGGTTGGAAAGGTTATTAGATATTCGGAGATTAATTATGGCGGAATCCATATTCCGTTGGTGGAATACATAGTGAATGGCAAGAAGTATAAAGTTGCCGGCCCAAAATTCTTGAGCGCGTCTGTTACTACAGTCAGTACTCCATTTGAAAACATAAATGCGCAATTTGAAACAAACCTTTCAACGCGGGATAATCTTCCGAAGAAGCTTAAAGTAAGAATCCATAAGAACAGCAGCATTAGCTTATATACGTCCCCATTGAATGAATTCTATCCGGTAGATTCAAGTGTTGATGTGTATTACAATCCTAAAAAACCAAAAGATGCGTTCGTGCAGAGGTTTGAAGGAGTTTCCATGTGGCTTATGGTGATGTTAGTCTGTTTTGCAGTACTATTAACTGCAGTTGGGATGGTGATTATGTTTGGTCCCAAAATAGTTATGAAATAA
- a CDS encoding MerR family transcriptional regulator — protein MKISQLAKRTGISARSVRHYEKKGLITGSRLQNNYREFDDSVVEVINTIQLYLNLGLTTDEIKDILYCKHPENQEHEKKGVYCEELMLLYEAKLEEVNRQRTALANAQLRLEDQINMMKKYRDQNG, from the coding sequence TTGAAAATAAGTCAATTAGCTAAGCGTACGGGAATCAGTGCTCGATCCGTAAGACATTATGAGAAAAAAGGGCTAATAACTGGCTCTCGGCTTCAGAATAATTATCGTGAATTTGATGATTCGGTCGTTGAAGTGATCAATACCATCCAACTCTATTTAAATCTAGGCTTAACTACGGATGAGATAAAGGATATTTTGTATTGTAAGCATCCTGAGAATCAAGAGCATGAAAAAAAGGGTGTATATTGTGAAGAGCTAATGCTGCTATACGAAGCCAAATTAGAAGAAGTGAACAGACAAAGAACTGCCTTGGCAAATGCTCAACTACGGTTGGAAGACCAAATTAACATGATGAAAAAATATCGAGATCAGAATGGCTGA
- a CDS encoding NmrA family NAD(P)-binding protein, translated as MTILVAGATGTVGRHVVDQLVQKGVKVRALTRNPLQANLPAGVEAVAGDLSNPSTLESALVGVSGLHLITTGVNYTPLSTGPQIIKLAEEAGVRKVTVLWNGEKGPFEKAVEASSLEWTQLQAFEFMANAKKWAESIRSEGLVRDLFGGSRIAPVHEADIGKVAAVALTEDGHVGKVYTLTGPESLSVQDRVEIISEVIGRKIRFVESSEEEEREQMRRMGVDEDAIEYVINWHLNPPTSAQTVLSTVEEVTGQKPHTFAEWVKMNAGFFMNTHSI; from the coding sequence ATGACTATACTAGTGGCTGGAGCAACGGGGACCGTGGGGCGGCATGTCGTAGATCAACTTGTTCAAAAGGGAGTAAAGGTGCGAGCATTGACCCGTAATCCGCTGCAAGCCAATCTTCCCGCTGGTGTGGAGGCAGTTGCAGGAGATTTAAGCAATCCAAGCACGCTAGAGTCTGCATTGGTTGGTGTAAGCGGCTTGCACTTGATTACGACGGGGGTCAATTATACTCCACTATCAACGGGACCACAAATTATTAAACTTGCTGAGGAGGCTGGAGTACGTAAAGTTACTGTTTTATGGAATGGAGAAAAGGGGCCTTTTGAGAAGGCTGTTGAGGCAAGTTCCTTGGAATGGACTCAACTACAAGCCTTTGAATTTATGGCAAATGCAAAAAAGTGGGCAGAATCCATTCGTTCCGAGGGGCTGGTTCGAGATCTGTTTGGAGGTTCACGAATCGCTCCTGTTCATGAAGCTGATATTGGAAAGGTCGCAGCGGTTGCACTTACGGAGGATGGCCATGTAGGAAAAGTATATACCTTGACAGGGCCTGAAAGTTTGTCTGTTCAAGATAGGGTTGAAATAATTAGTGAGGTTATCGGGCGAAAAATTCGATTTGTTGAGAGTTCTGAAGAAGAAGAACGTGAGCAGATGAGGAGGATGGGTGTCGACGAGGATGCCATTGAATATGTGATTAATTGGCACCTTAACCCGCCTACATCAGCTCAAACCGTTCTGTCAACCGTTGAGGAGGTAACTGGACAGAAACCTCATACTTTCGCAGAGTGGGTTAAGATGAATGCAGGCTTTTTTATGAATACACACAGCATCTGA
- the rlmD gene encoding 23S rRNA (uracil(1939)-C(5))-methyltransferase RlmD: MDNKNIRKSGSKDVQLKIGQEILLTIKRIGINGEGIGYYKRKAVFVPGALPEEVVEVKITKVQPSFAEGTVKKVKQASAQRQTPPCPVYDKCGGCQMQHMTYAAQLQAKEDIVRSAFEKYTDIKELPLRPIMGMEEPWSYRNKAQLQAGVQNGRIVTGLYATDSHRLIDIGDCPIQHPETNRMIAAVRDVLERLNIPVYDERKRNGVVRTIVARVGFETGEQQLILVTAEEKLPRKKEIITELRMRLPQLTSISQNVNKQKTSLIFGDKTETLWGKETIDESLGDVKFSLSPRAFFQLNPSQTVKLYEAAKEAAQLTGTERVVDAYCGVGTIALWLAPNAKEVRGIEVIPEAIADAKRNAEKSGITNAEFYVGKAEHLLPAWVKQGERPDVIVVDPPRVGCEAALLNAVLKARPQRFVYVSCNPSTLARDVAHLLKDYDLEWIQPVDMFPHTAHVECCSLLVRKL, encoded by the coding sequence ATGGATAATAAAAATATAAGAAAATCGGGAAGTAAGGACGTACAGCTTAAAATTGGACAAGAAATTCTGCTGACGATAAAGCGTATCGGCATTAACGGTGAAGGTATCGGTTATTATAAGCGCAAAGCGGTTTTCGTGCCTGGAGCACTGCCGGAAGAAGTTGTAGAGGTCAAAATTACGAAGGTACAGCCTTCTTTTGCCGAAGGTACGGTTAAGAAGGTTAAGCAAGCCTCCGCACAGCGTCAGACTCCCCCGTGTCCTGTATATGACAAGTGCGGCGGCTGTCAGATGCAGCATATGACGTATGCAGCCCAGCTGCAGGCCAAAGAAGATATCGTGCGCAGCGCATTTGAAAAATATACGGATATCAAAGAGCTGCCGCTGCGTCCGATTATGGGAATGGAGGAGCCGTGGAGCTATCGCAACAAAGCCCAGCTTCAAGCCGGTGTGCAAAACGGACGGATCGTTACCGGACTTTACGCTACAGACAGTCATCGATTGATTGATATTGGAGATTGCCCCATCCAGCATCCGGAGACGAACCGAATGATCGCCGCTGTGCGCGACGTGTTGGAGCGGTTGAATATTCCTGTATATGATGAGCGCAAGCGGAACGGGGTGGTCCGTACGATTGTTGCCCGCGTCGGATTCGAGACAGGGGAGCAGCAGCTTATCCTCGTTACAGCGGAAGAGAAGCTGCCGCGCAAAAAAGAAATCATCACCGAACTGCGCATGCGTCTGCCGCAGCTCACAAGCATCAGCCAGAATGTAAACAAGCAGAAAACCTCGCTGATTTTTGGCGATAAAACGGAGACGCTGTGGGGCAAAGAAACGATAGATGAGTCGCTGGGAGATGTGAAATTTTCCTTATCACCGCGGGCCTTTTTCCAGCTCAATCCGTCCCAGACCGTCAAGCTGTATGAGGCGGCCAAAGAGGCGGCGCAGCTGACAGGGACGGAGCGTGTGGTGGATGCTTACTGCGGTGTGGGGACGATTGCGCTCTGGCTGGCCCCTAATGCCAAGGAGGTACGCGGTATTGAGGTCATTCCGGAAGCGATTGCGGATGCGAAGCGGAACGCGGAGAAGAGCGGTATCACCAATGCAGAATTTTATGTGGGGAAAGCTGAGCACTTGCTGCCGGCGTGGGTGAAGCAGGGGGAGCGGCCCGATGTGATCGTCGTCGATCCGCCGCGCGTCGGATGTGAGGCGGCCCTTCTTAACGCCGTGCTGAAAGCCAGGCCGCAGCGGTTCGTCTACGTATCCTGTAACCCGTCCACACTGGCTCGTGATGTGGCTCATTTATTGAAGGATTATGATCTGGAGTGGATTCAGCCGGTTGATATGTTTCCGCATACGGCGCATGTGGAGTGCTGCTCACTGTTGGTCAGGAAATTGTAA
- a CDS encoding YlaF family protein: MTKYQMQSLVLSVLAVICLVGVGIAVGERNALLAVGFLVAALFISGFGFMLKSKRRKDGTL, translated from the coding sequence ATGACCAAGTATCAAATGCAATCGCTCGTACTTTCTGTTCTTGCTGTCATATGCCTAGTCGGCGTGGGCATTGCGGTGGGAGAACGCAACGCTCTTCTGGCGGTCGGTTTTCTTGTCGCAGCTCTTTTCATCAGCGGCTTTGGCTTCATGCTGAAGAGCAAGCGCAGAAAAGACGGAACATTATAA
- a CDS encoding lmo0937 family membrane protein has translation MGILRTIILVVLALWLIGFLFKVAGGLIHILLLIAGVLFIIDLVSGRRGKV, from the coding sequence ATGGGAATTCTCCGTACCATTATTCTGGTCGTTCTTGCATTATGGCTGATCGGCTTTTTGTTTAAAGTAGCTGGCGGGCTCATTCATATCCTACTGTTGATCGCCGGTGTATTGTTTATCATCGATCTCGTATCGGGACGACGAGGAAAAGTATAG
- a CDS encoding cation diffusion facilitator family transporter: MGGHHHHHGHAHHHGHSHHHHGENANRNTLFIAFLLITSFMIVEFIGGIMSNSLALLSDAGHMLSDSASLFLSVLAMWLAARPATPTKTYGYKRTEILAALLNGITLVVISIYIFIEAYQRFFVPEPVASKSMMIIAVLGLLVNIIAAWILMRGGDTSDNLNVRSAFLHVLGDMLGSVGAIIAALLIWQFGWMLADPIASVIVAVLVLISAWRVIRDSTNVLMEGVPAGMNIEEMREAVLTIDGVVAVHDLHVWTVTSGFPSLSCHIVVHNLEESGEVLRTANRMFKDRFHIAHTTIQIEDPDMCQEGDMCDEKDHQH, encoded by the coding sequence ATGGGCGGACACCATCATCACCACGGGCATGCGCATCATCATGGACATAGCCATCATCACCATGGTGAGAATGCAAACCGTAATACATTGTTTATTGCATTTCTGTTAATCACAAGTTTTATGATTGTTGAATTTATTGGGGGCATCATGAGCAACAGCCTTGCTTTGCTGTCTGATGCCGGACACATGCTGAGTGATTCAGCTTCGCTTTTCTTAAGTGTGCTTGCGATGTGGCTTGCTGCACGGCCTGCCACTCCGACAAAAACATATGGCTATAAGCGGACAGAAATATTAGCTGCACTATTGAACGGAATTACACTGGTCGTTATCTCTATCTACATCTTTATAGAAGCGTATCAGCGTTTTTTTGTACCGGAGCCGGTTGCAAGCAAAAGCATGATGATTATTGCCGTACTCGGCCTGCTCGTCAATATTATTGCCGCATGGATTCTCATGCGCGGCGGCGATACATCGGATAACCTGAATGTACGCAGCGCCTTTCTGCATGTACTGGGAGATATGCTGGGCTCGGTAGGAGCCATTATCGCTGCGCTGTTGATCTGGCAATTCGGCTGGATGCTTGCCGATCCGATTGCAAGCGTCATTGTGGCTGTTCTAGTGCTCATTTCGGCATGGCGCGTCATTCGCGATTCAACGAACGTGCTGATGGAAGGAGTACCGGCAGGAATGAATATTGAAGAGATGCGAGAAGCGGTACTAACCATTGACGGTGTAGTTGCAGTGCACGATCTGCACGTCTGGACGGTTACATCCGGTTTCCCTTCGCTAAGCTGCCATATCGTTGTACACAACTTGGAGGAATCCGGAGAAGTGCTGCGTACGGCTAACCGTATGTTCAAAGACCGTTTCCACATTGCTCATACAACCATTCAAATCGAAGACCCGGATATGTGTCAGGAAGGAGACATGTGTGATGAAAAAGACCACCAGCACTAA
- a CDS encoding ArsR/SmtB family transcription factor — MKKTTSTKEEACHLSSETETALLQDLAAKPAEQLAGWFKGLADVNRIKIAYLLTRHEELCVHDIARLVDISVANASHHLRLMRTLGVAKTKKEGTTVFYSLADSHVHNILLLGMEHMEDGISQP; from the coding sequence ATGAAAAAGACCACCAGCACTAAAGAAGAAGCGTGTCACCTCTCTTCTGAGACCGAGACAGCCTTGCTGCAAGACCTTGCAGCTAAACCCGCTGAGCAGTTGGCTGGCTGGTTCAAAGGATTGGCAGATGTGAATCGGATAAAAATCGCTTATTTATTAACCCGACATGAGGAACTATGCGTACATGATATCGCCCGTCTCGTCGATATTTCTGTCGCTAATGCTTCGCATCATCTCCGTTTGATGCGAACGCTTGGTGTAGCCAAGACCAAAAAAGAAGGAACGACCGTATTCTACTCTCTTGCCGACAGTCATGTTCATAATATCCTGTTATTGGGTATGGAACATATGGAGGACGGGATATCTCAACCGTAA
- a CDS encoding PaaI family thioesterase, translating into MTKQQLLERIDALSERDLKAVSRTVEALYNMKENKYPFLGNFLGVAEEEGTDHNEFVCSMPVGREVLNPYRIVYGGITATLADMAMGWMLEKRISERDKFVTLDMNVNYHKAGTGKKLTATARVVNQAQDVWQMACEVRNDRDELVITTTGTFLQLRRGRE; encoded by the coding sequence ATGACGAAGCAGCAGTTACTTGAACGAATTGACGCACTCTCGGAGCGAGACTTAAAAGCAGTATCTCGAACCGTTGAGGCACTCTACAACATGAAAGAGAATAAATATCCCTTTCTCGGTAATTTTCTCGGCGTGGCAGAGGAAGAAGGCACGGATCATAATGAATTTGTCTGCTCGATGCCTGTTGGACGTGAAGTATTGAATCCGTATCGCATTGTCTATGGCGGGATCACGGCTACACTTGCCGATATGGCGATGGGCTGGATGCTTGAGAAACGCATCTCAGAGCGGGATAAATTCGTTACGCTCGATATGAACGTTAATTATCACAAGGCAGGAACAGGCAAGAAGCTAACCGCGACCGCACGCGTCGTCAACCAGGCACAGGATGTATGGCAGATGGCGTGCGAGGTACGCAATGATCGCGATGAACTTGTCATTACTACAACAGGGACCTTCCTGCAGCTGCGCCGAGGCAGAGAATAG
- a CDS encoding alpha/beta fold hydrolase encodes MKKTCQANGIKLAYQEQGQGEAVVLLHGFCGSSTYWDSVIPELAKDYRVIAPDLRGHGDSAASVGTYSMELFAEDCKQLLDTLDISQATLFGHSLGGYITLAFAEKYPERLKAFGLIHSTGLPDTDEAKQNRYKGAERIAQEGIEPFVNDLVPKLFSPDNLSSMKDDVEKVRQIGAATEPEGAQNTLKGMAERPNRNAVIANTSLPVLLVAGQDDQVIAPDKTFSVEQQLLTTATLPHVGHMSMYEGPNKLIDTLRSFLQPK; translated from the coding sequence GTGAAAAAGACATGCCAGGCAAACGGAATCAAACTCGCTTATCAGGAACAAGGACAAGGAGAAGCAGTTGTCCTCCTCCACGGCTTCTGCGGAAGCTCGACATACTGGGACTCCGTCATTCCTGAGCTTGCAAAAGACTACCGTGTCATTGCCCCTGATTTGCGCGGACATGGTGATAGCGCCGCGTCCGTGGGTACGTATTCTATGGAGCTGTTTGCAGAGGATTGCAAGCAATTACTCGACACGTTAGACATCTCTCAGGCTACCTTATTCGGTCACTCACTGGGTGGCTATATCACCTTGGCATTCGCCGAGAAATATCCTGAGCGGCTTAAGGCATTCGGCCTGATTCACTCTACCGGTTTGCCGGATACAGATGAAGCGAAACAAAATCGTTATAAAGGTGCAGAGCGGATCGCACAGGAAGGAATAGAGCCTTTCGTTAATGATCTTGTTCCGAAGCTCTTCTCACCTGATAATCTCAGTTCTATGAAGGATGATGTGGAGAAGGTTCGTCAGATAGGAGCAGCAACCGAGCCCGAAGGCGCGCAAAATACGCTAAAAGGCATGGCGGAACGCCCCAATCGGAATGCGGTGATCGCAAATACGAGTCTGCCCGTCCTGCTTGTCGCCGGGCAAGATGATCAAGTAATCGCGCCGGATAAGACCTTTTCTGTGGAACAGCAGTTGCTCACAACAGCTACCCTGCCACATGTGGGCCATATGAGCATGTATGAAGGACCGAATAAGCTCATTGACACCCTCCGCAGCTTTTTACAGCCTAAATAA
- a CDS encoding lipoate--protein ligase — protein sequence MKYITNHSTDPRYNLALEEYALKYLDPRESYVILWQNEPAIIIGRNQNTREQINPEAVKQYNIHVVRRMTGGGAVYHDLGNLNFTYVMPDEEGGINFQKFTEPVIRALRKFGVPAEFNSRNDLAIDGKKFSGNAQFVHKGKVLHHGTILFNSDLERVQEVLKVKENKFKSKGVKSVRSRVTNISEYLEKDITIEEFMDSLLQYLFEEAGEPMQEYVLTEDDQAAIQKLMDERYGQWEWNYGSSPAFDMRKSERFACGEVEVGINVRKGKIEACRIYGDFFGSADVADIEKKLIGLRYDEEEIRAALKELNFKVYFGALSEDEFMLCLF from the coding sequence ATGAAATACATTACGAATCATTCAACAGACCCACGATATAATTTGGCGCTTGAGGAATATGCGTTGAAATACCTAGATCCTCGGGAATCCTATGTAATCCTGTGGCAGAATGAACCGGCCATTATTATTGGCCGCAATCAGAACACACGAGAGCAAATCAATCCGGAAGCTGTGAAGCAATATAATATCCATGTGGTACGGCGCATGACAGGCGGCGGTGCCGTATACCATGACTTGGGCAACTTGAATTTTACATATGTAATGCCGGATGAAGAAGGCGGGATTAACTTCCAGAAGTTTACGGAACCGGTTATCCGCGCCCTGCGCAAGTTTGGTGTACCCGCTGAATTCAACAGCCGTAACGATCTGGCGATTGACGGAAAAAAATTCTCGGGAAATGCTCAGTTCGTGCATAAAGGCAAAGTGCTGCATCATGGTACGATCCTATTTAATTCCGATCTAGAACGGGTGCAAGAGGTGCTTAAGGTCAAAGAGAACAAGTTCAAATCCAAAGGTGTTAAGTCTGTACGTAGTCGGGTTACCAACATTAGTGAGTACCTGGAGAAGGACATCACCATTGAAGAATTTATGGATTCGCTCCTTCAGTATTTGTTTGAAGAGGCAGGCGAGCCGATGCAGGAATATGTGCTGACGGAGGACGATCAGGCAGCGATTCAGAAGCTGATGGACGAGCGTTACGGGCAGTGGGAGTGGAACTACGGTTCATCACCGGCATTTGATATGCGTAAGTCGGAGCGATTTGCTTGCGGAGAAGTGGAAGTCGGCATCAATGTGCGAAAAGGAAAAATTGAAGCCTGCAGAATTTATGGTGATTTCTTCGGCAGCGCAGATGTGGCCGATATTGAGAAGAAGCTGATAGGCTTGCGCTATGATGAAGAGGAGATTCGAGCTGCTTTAAAAGAACTGAATTTCAAGGTGTATTTTGGGGCATTAAGCGAAGATGAGTTCATGCTGTGTCTCTTTTAA
- the bacA gene encoding undecaprenyl-diphosphate phosphatase, giving the protein MEQYITAIILGIVEGLTEFLPVSSTGHMILTAELLGATEEKWKTFEIVIQLGSICAVLLLFWRRILRLLGIGREKTTEPQLNLLHIIIGMVPAGISGVLLHGFIKENLFSATTVVLSLIIGGILMIAAEKLKPKMTALTVDDISYKQAFGIGLFQCLALWPGFSRSGATISGGLILGTSRKAAAEFTFIMAIPVMMGASGLDLLKSWDTLSMNDFGFFAVGFIVAFLVAALAIVSFLKLIEKINLTPFAIYRFALAIVFYFLFLQ; this is encoded by the coding sequence ATGGAACAATATATTACCGCGATTATTCTCGGTATCGTAGAAGGGCTTACCGAGTTCTTGCCGGTATCTTCAACCGGCCATATGATTTTAACTGCGGAGCTTCTTGGTGCGACAGAAGAAAAGTGGAAAACATTCGAGATTGTAATTCAGCTCGGCTCCATCTGCGCTGTGCTGCTTCTATTCTGGCGTCGGATTCTTCGACTGCTGGGAATCGGAAGAGAGAAAACAACAGAACCGCAGCTGAATTTGCTGCATATTATTATCGGTATGGTACCTGCGGGCATCTCTGGTGTCCTACTGCACGGTTTTATTAAAGAGAATCTATTCTCTGCTACAACCGTTGTTCTAAGCCTAATCATCGGAGGTATTCTGATGATTGCCGCTGAGAAGCTGAAACCTAAGATGACAGCATTAACGGTTGACGACATCAGCTATAAGCAGGCATTCGGTATCGGATTGTTCCAGTGTCTTGCGCTATGGCCCGGCTTCTCACGCTCAGGCGCGACTATATCCGGCGGTCTTATTCTTGGGACAAGCCGTAAGGCAGCAGCCGAGTTTACATTTATTATGGCCATTCCGGTTATGATGGGAGCGAGCGGACTGGATCTCCTGAAAAGCTGGGATACGTTATCGATGAATGACTTCGGGTTCTTCGCCGTCGGCTTCATCGTCGCCTTCCTAGTAGCTGCTCTGGCCATCGTCTCATTCCTTAAGCTCATTGAGAAAATTAATTTAACACCGTTCGCCATCTACCGTTTTGCATTGGCGATCGTATTTTACTTCCTTTTCCTGCAATAG
- a CDS encoding YbgA family protein, whose amino-acid sequence MRDFVKPKIVVSKCLEFEACRYNGQKIPDSFISKLIPHVDFIPVCPEVEIGLGTPRETIRIIRDKEEMRLIQPKSGLDVTEKMQAFSQAFISALTDIDGFIMKNRSPSCGVKDVKVYSASANPVVLHKDSGLFGGEVLKQYSHVAIEDEGRLKNFRIREHFLTKLYTVSTFRKAKAQQSIKELIKFHSDNKYLFMAYNQKELKVLGNIVANHERKPIGTVFEQYEEHLAKLFARVPRYASHINVMMHIMGYFSDQLSKREKDHFLILLERYRDGKLPLSSPLSVLRSWVIRFDHDYLLRQTYFEPYPDELVEITDSGKGRGEA is encoded by the coding sequence ATGAGAGACTTTGTAAAGCCAAAGATCGTCGTAAGCAAATGTCTGGAGTTTGAAGCATGTCGTTATAATGGGCAGAAGATTCCGGACAGCTTTATCAGCAAGCTGATACCGCATGTCGATTTTATCCCGGTATGCCCTGAGGTAGAGATTGGGCTGGGAACGCCGCGCGAAACCATTCGTATCATACGGGATAAAGAAGAGATGCGTCTTATTCAGCCGAAGAGCGGCCTAGACGTAACGGAGAAGATGCAGGCATTCTCACAAGCATTTATAAGCGCGCTTACTGACATTGACGGTTTTATTATGAAAAACCGTTCGCCATCCTGCGGAGTGAAGGATGTGAAGGTATACAGCGCGTCTGCGAACCCGGTGGTGCTGCATAAAGATAGTGGATTGTTTGGCGGCGAGGTACTTAAGCAATATAGTCATGTCGCTATAGAGGATGAGGGACGATTGAAGAATTTTAGAATTCGTGAGCATTTTCTAACCAAGTTATATACGGTATCTACTTTCCGTAAAGCAAAGGCGCAGCAGTCGATAAAAGAGCTTATAAAATTTCATAGCGATAATAAATATCTCTTTATGGCCTATAACCAAAAAGAATTGAAAGTATTAGGCAATATTGTAGCCAATCATGAAAGAAAACCAATCGGTACGGTGTTTGAGCAGTATGAGGAACATCTTGCTAAACTATTCGCACGGGTGCCGCGCTACGCCTCTCACATTAATGTAATGATGCACATTATGGGTTATTTTTCTGATCAGTTGTCCAAAAGAGAGAAGGATCATTTTCTTATCCTATTGGAGAGGTATCGGGACGGTAAGCTTCCGCTGAGCAGTCCGCTATCTGTGCTGCGCTCCTGGGTTATTCGCTTTGATCATGACTACTTGCTGCGGCAAACATACTTTGAGCCGTATCCGGATGAACTTGTTGAGATTACGGACTCGGGAAAAGGCAGAGGTGAAGCGTAA
- a CDS encoding rhodanese-like domain-containing protein, which produces MTDKHAITAEEFAAKYNAGELAGAYFMDVREPYEWERVRLEEAHLIPMNTVPEQMGGLDKERTMYVICAHGVRSWHVVQYLLGNGFCGVINVEGGMEEIMRYIK; this is translated from the coding sequence ATGACAGATAAACATGCGATTACTGCAGAAGAATTCGCAGCCAAATATAATGCAGGTGAACTTGCAGGTGCTTATTTTATGGATGTGCGTGAGCCTTACGAATGGGAGCGTGTACGTCTTGAAGAGGCCCATCTTATACCGATGAATACAGTGCCGGAGCAGATGGGCGGATTGGATAAAGAGAGGACGATGTATGTAATTTGTGCACACGGAGTTAGAAGCTGGCATGTAGTACAGTATTTACTTGGCAACGGCTTCTGCGGTGTGATTAATGTTGAAGGCGGAATGGAAGAAATCATGAGATACATAAAATAG
- a CDS encoding Spo0E family sporulation regulatory protein-aspartic acid phosphatase has protein sequence MEELLIKIEELRALMIQTAEAKSLHDPEVCRISQRLDNYINDYLKLAQPLY, from the coding sequence ATGGAAGAGCTTCTTATTAAGATAGAAGAGTTACGAGCACTCATGATCCAAACCGCAGAAGCCAAAAGCTTACATGATCCTGAAGTATGTCGGATCAGCCAGAGGCTTGATAACTATATTAACGACTATCTAAAGCTAGCCCAACCTTTATACTAA